The genomic interval GCTTCCCAAGCTGAATGTCGTCGGTTCGATCCCGATCGCCCGCTCCAAAAAATCCTCAAGCCCAGGCATACGCTTACGAGGACCGCGCACACGTACGCCCGTTGATCGGCTGTCTTCCGTACAACGAAGGGTACAACCCACCGGGGACGATGTGTCGCACTGCGGATCCGGGAGCGGGCCGACGGTTGCGCAAGGTACGATGCAACGGCCTACGCGGCAGGCGATACCTTCGTCGGGACGTGTTCTGCGTCGAAATGCTCTCCCAGGTTCAAGGCGCTCGAAGCGAGACGTGGGGCGACATCCATTCCTCCTAGCTCTGCGTCCCAGTCGTCTCGAGGCTGTCGAGGTACATCAGTTAAATCCACTGTCGCGATCCGGTTGCGGCACGCTAGCGGAGCTCTCCGGTGGTCGGCTTGGACCCGCAAGGCCGTTCCTTCCGACCGAGCGGCAGGAGGAGCGTTCGGGTCGCCGACGGGCCGTCGGGTCAAGCCGAAACAGCAACCCGCGATGCCCGAAGGTCGTGTTCGAGCATGGATCCGCGGACGCAGGCGCTGGATGCCGTCGCCCGCGTACCGAATGCGGGGGCTGGAGACCGACGCGGCCGACGCTTGGGTGTCGCGCCGGTCGTGGCTGAGGCAGTGGAGGCTGCACGCCTCAGGCCGGCCCGGCGGGCCTTGCCGGAGCACCTGCCGCGCGAGAGCGTGGTCCATCCCGGTCCCTGCAGCTGCCCGGCCTGCGGCGGGGGCTTACGCCGGATCGGCGAGGACGTGACCGAGAGCCTCGACTACGTGCCAGGCCGGTTCAAGGTCGTGTGTCATGTGCGCGAGGCCTTCGCCTGCCGCGCCTGCGAGCAGGTGGTGCAGGCGCCCGCGCCCCACCACGCCGTTCCCCACGGACGGGCTGGTCCCGGACTGCTCGCCCACATCGCGGTGGCGAAGTTCGACGGCCACCTGCCGCTCTACCGCCAGGCCGAGATCTACGCCCGTGACGGCGTGGACCTGGCCACCTCGACGCTCTCGGGCTGACTCGGTACCACCGCATCCGCCCTGAGGCCGCTGGTCGACCTGCTACGCCGGGAGGTGATCGCCGGCTCGGCCGTGCTGCACGGCGATGACATCATGCGCTTGGCCTTCCGTGATCTTCAGCGCCACGGGACGCCCTTCGGCATCCACCAGCGCGTGGATCTTGCTTGTCAGGCCGCCGCGCGAGCGACCCATGCCACCGGATCCGCCCTCTCTTTTGGGCGCAGGCGGCATGCTGATGCACCCGCACGCTCATGGCGTCGATCATCTGCAGGTCGCCGTCGTAAGCCTTTGACGCCGCGTCCAGAAGCCGATCCCAGATGCCACGCTTGCGCCAGCGCCGGAAGCGCTTGCCGCAGGTCGTATGCGGGCCATAGCGCGCCGGGATATCGGCTCAGGGTGCACCCGTGCGCAGCTGCCAGAAGATCCCGTTCAGAACCCGCCGGTCGTCCAAGCGCTCCTTGCCACGCACGTCCGTCGGCAACAGCGGATCGATCACCGCCCACTCAGCATCCGTCAGGTCAAACCGCGCCATCCTGGCCCCTCCTGCTCAGCAGGCTAACGATGCTGCGGCTCAACCGTGCCAGCCATTATGGGTTCGCGACCTAGGTGTTGATACCTAACGGCGATCGAAGAAAAGACGCAAAGGGCCGCTTCGCCTTTCTCATTTCGGAAATTCAAGCATGGGGGTGATTGAACTGCACAACTTTAGCGACTTTGCCGAATGCCCCCTATGTTCATAAGTCAAGGCGACGATCGGAAATACACTTTAGATACAGTGAGTTAGCTGCCCTTTGCGGGCAAGTCGTCTGAATGAGCCTTGCGGGTGACGAATCTAGCTACGCCTCTGATCCGAAATTCCCTGTCTCAGAATGACGGTCCTCGACGGCCGGATAGACAATCACGATAATAGGAAAATAAACAAATTCTATTGTCCTGTACATGCTCTTCATCGATCCTCGACGGAAACGATCGTTTATGAGGACGATGGAGGCGCGCTTTCGCGATCCGAGCCTGCTCCGTGAACGGCATTCCAACAGCCACTGTCTCTCGTCCGATCGAGCACTCGTCGGTTGCGGTAATGCTTCGGATCTACACGCCTTCGGTACACGAGATGGATCAATGGCAAGGCGATTTTGACCGGGTTGAGCGGGCTCGTCTCAAGCGACATCATCAACATTTCGGCGGCAACAGCGCTACAAATGCGCAAGTCATTGATATCTTGAGGGACAAACTAGCATTACAGCTGCATCCTCCTTCTGAAATGCTCCTGTCGCGCGCAAGTTGCGATAGCGACTTGGCCTTAGAGCTACGCCCGAGCGTGTTGGGACGGGTCGGGCTCTGAGACGTTGAGGGGTGAAGGAGGATGCCGATGCCTTCACCGGTGTCCGTCGATCTCCGCTCGCGCCCAGGCCGTCGGGGGGCGATCACGTCTCGCACCGGATCGAGGCGCAGGCCGACCTGATCCTGACGACCTACGAGGCGCGGCCCGCGATCTTCCGGCACGAGTTGCGTGACGCCTTGGTCAAGCACGGCGTGCAGACCAGCACGAGCAGCCTATCCCGCTTCTTCGCCCGGCGTGGCATCACCCGTAAAACGTATGGCCCGCCCCGTCCGCAAGTGGCTCGGATCCGCTGGTCTGTGCAGTCTGCATAAACGTATCCGGCCTTCCGGCAGCGCCGTTGGCCAAGATGGAGATCCGCGCGTCCTGGGCCTCATAAAGGGGTCGGCGTCGAGCGCCATTTTTGCGGAGAGGTTTCCAGAACACCGGTCGACTGTCAGGCCATCTTCCTCTCACCGCCCGCAGACATCGTAAGGCCGGCGCGTCCGCGCCGGCCGAACTCGGATCAGGCGGCCACGGCCGCCGGCTCGTAGACCCGCCCGTGGCGCAGCAGCGCCCAGACGATGCGCGCCATCTTGGCCGCCAGGGCGACCACCGCCGTGTTGACGTGCGACCGCGCCAGCAGCCCGCGCAGCCACTGCCCGAGATGGGTGTCCCTCTGGCGCAGCGAGGGCAGCGCGGCGCGGGCACCCTGGACCAGCGTCTTGCGCAGGTACTTGCTGCCGCGCTTGGTGATGCCGACGAGCCGAGGCTTCCCGCCGGTCGTCACCTGCCGCGGTACGAGACCAAGCCAAGCCGCTAGATCGCGCCCGCGGGCGAAGCTGGCCACGTCGCCGATGGCCGCCACCAGCGCGGTCGCGTTAAGTGCGCCGATGCCCGGGATCGTGGTCAGCCGACGAGCGTCCTCGTTGATGCGGGCCTGCTCAGCGAACTCGGCGTCGAGCGCGGCGATGCGCTGGTCGAGCTCCTGCCAGCGTTCGCGCACCTCGGCCATGAGGGTGCGCACGCGCGGTGTGAGCGACGCGCCCGCGTCCGTGTCCAGCAACGCGGCCAGGCAAGCAGTGAGCTTGGCGCGCCCCTGCGCCACGATGTGGCCACGCTCCAGCAGGACGGAACGGATCTGGTTGGTCAGCGCCGTGCGCTCGCCCACGAGCTGGTCGCGGACCCGGTGCAGGGTCTGCACGTCGAGCTGCGCCTCGGACTTGAGTGCCACGAAGCGCATCGTCGGGCGTGTGGCCGCCTCGGCGATGGCCTCGGCGTCGCGGTCGTCGTTCTTCTGCGCCTTGACGTAGGGGCGCACGTACTCCGGCGACATCAGCCGGACGGTGTTGCCCTGCTCGGCCAGGGCGCGGCCCATGTGGTGGGCGCCGCAGCAGGCCTCCATCGCAACGACACACCCCGGCAGCTTCGCGCCGAAGGCGATCACCCCCTCGCGCCGCATGCGTCGGCGCAGCACGACCCGCCCCGCCGCGTCCAGCCCGACGAGGCTGCAGCTGTTCTTGCCCAGGTCGATCCCAAGAACCGCAATCGTCATCGTCCCGCTCCCTTCCTCATCTCGGCTACCCTGCAAGCCTAGCAGCGCAGTCCGGTGAGGGGCGGGCCATCCATAAAGGGGCGATCCACGCCGCCGAGCAGGTGCGCGAGGATATAAGGGCCGCTCGCGAGGCGTGGTTCGAGAACCAGGATGCCCTCGATCCCGACAGGCTGGTCTTCCTCGACGAGACCGCTGCGGCCACCAACCTGGCCCGCCGCTACGGTCGAGCTCCGCGGGGCGAGCGCTGCCGCCTCGCCGTCCCGCACGGGCACTACAAGACCACCACCATCACCGCCACGCTGCGCAGCGCTGGCCTGTGTGCCACCA from Methylobacterium sp. AMS5 carries:
- a CDS encoding IS66 family transposase zinc-finger binding domain-containing protein; the encoded protein is MAEAVEAARLRPARRALPEHLPRESVVHPGPCSCPACGGGLRRIGEDVTESLDYVPGRFKVVCHVREAFACRACEQVVQAPAPHHAVPHGRAGPGLLAHIAVAKFDGHLPLYRQAEIYARDGVDLATSTLSG
- a CDS encoding IS110 family transposase, which gives rise to MTIAVLGIDLGKNSCSLVGLDAAGRVVLRRRMRREGVIAFGAKLPGCVVAMEACCGAHHMGRALAEQGNTVRLMSPEYVRPYVKAQKNDDRDAEAIAEAATRPTMRFVALKSEAQLDVQTLHRVRDQLVGERTALTNQIRSVLLERGHIVAQGRAKLTACLAALLDTDAGASLTPRVRTLMAEVRERWQELDQRIAALDAEFAEQARINEDARRLTTIPGIGALNATALVAAIGDVASFARGRDLAAWLGLVPRQVTTGGKPRLVGITKRGSKYLRKTLVQGARAALPSLRQRDTHLGQWLRGLLARSHVNTAVVALAAKMARIVWALLRHGRVYEPAAVAA